A window of Prolixibacter sp. SD074 contains these coding sequences:
- the cls gene encoding cardiolipin synthase, with protein MTGVIPYLTVLYYLIVIVFFFSILLRNKNPLKTQSYLLLLVLLPILGIIIYLFFGVDTRKRKLFSRKAIADQRLLKEWSRYYTDFLSKNKSDMVELLQDKWRIPFLSWRNSFAPLFLQNTVTILNNGEEKYPVLFEKLLAARHHIHIEYYIITEGKIFDRICEILEQKAREGVEVRLIYDSYGSRKVKNKTLRRLEKAGIQMGEYNPVLFPRFANRLNYRTHRKIVIIDGEVGFTGGINLSDNYVNGKRKWPQRPKMWRDVHCMIEGNACYSLQLLFFLDWYFVRNIALNIGPRYFPVGNSEGTSPTLIVGSEPDSDSPNIMETYFQLISLAQKELFIATPYFIPNESIITALKTTAKSGIRVVLLLPQESDSFFVSAASYTYLGELIKSDVEIHLYQKGMLHSKTIVVDQEVASIGTANMDYRSFDSNAEVNAIIMDEEVAGKIRADFENDLRDSHELSLTEWENRPAFQKLIGSVARLIAPLL; from the coding sequence ATGACCGGAGTAATACCATATCTAACGGTTCTGTACTATTTAATCGTTATCGTTTTTTTCTTCTCTATCCTGCTGAGGAACAAGAACCCGCTCAAAACTCAGTCATACCTGCTATTGCTGGTTTTACTGCCCATATTAGGTATCATCATCTACCTGTTTTTTGGTGTTGATACCCGTAAACGAAAACTTTTCTCCCGAAAAGCTATCGCCGATCAGAGATTATTGAAAGAATGGAGCCGGTATTATACTGACTTTCTGTCGAAAAACAAATCAGACATGGTCGAGCTACTTCAGGATAAGTGGCGAATTCCATTTCTGTCGTGGCGAAATAGTTTTGCCCCGCTCTTTCTGCAGAATACGGTCACCATACTGAACAATGGCGAGGAAAAATATCCCGTACTATTTGAAAAATTACTGGCAGCCCGGCATCACATTCATATTGAATACTACATCATTACCGAAGGAAAAATATTTGACCGGATTTGTGAAATCCTGGAACAGAAAGCACGTGAAGGGGTGGAAGTCAGGTTGATTTATGACAGTTACGGCAGTCGAAAAGTAAAAAATAAGACACTCAGACGGCTGGAAAAGGCTGGAATACAAATGGGCGAATACAACCCGGTATTATTTCCACGCTTTGCCAATCGACTGAATTACAGGACACACAGAAAAATTGTCATCATTGATGGGGAAGTTGGATTCACTGGCGGCATCAATCTATCAGACAACTATGTGAACGGTAAACGAAAATGGCCCCAGCGTCCCAAGATGTGGCGCGATGTTCACTGCATGATTGAAGGTAACGCCTGCTATTCATTGCAGTTGCTTTTTTTCCTCGATTGGTATTTCGTCCGCAATATCGCGCTGAATATTGGCCCCCGTTATTTCCCGGTTGGAAACAGCGAGGGGACATCGCCAACGCTTATCGTGGGAAGCGAACCCGATTCTGACAGCCCTAACATTATGGAAACCTACTTCCAGTTAATCTCGCTTGCACAGAAGGAATTATTTATTGCTACGCCCTATTTCATCCCTAACGAAAGCATCATCACAGCGCTAAAAACCACTGCAAAATCGGGCATACGGGTAGTTCTTCTTCTTCCCCAGGAGAGTGATTCATTTTTTGTTTCGGCGGCAAGCTACACCTACCTGGGCGAGTTGATAAAAAGCGATGTGGAAATTCACCTTTACCAGAAAGGAATGCTTCACTCGAAAACAATTGTCGTTGACCAAGAAGTGGCTTCGATAGGAACGGCAAATATGGATTACCGCAGTTTCGATTCCAACGCGGAAGTAAATGCCATCATTATGGATGAGGAAGTAGCCGGAAAAATCAGAGCCGATTTTGAAAATGATTTGAGAGATTCCCATGAATTATCGCTTACCGAATGGGAAAACAGACCTGCCTTTCAGAAACTGATCGGCTCGGTTGCCCGCCTTATTGCTCCACTATTGTAA
- a CDS encoding isochorismatase family protein, which yields MRITRENTTGLIIDIQERLFPVMNNKETLLKNSKILVKGLQVLGISTVFTQQYTSGLGKTLDEISSLAPGFAYFEKSDFSSYNVPEYQLFLEQQNCENVIIAGIESHVCVLQTAVDLKQSGYNSIVVTDCTDSRTNATKQLAMERFRHEGIMMTSYESILFELTASAKAAEFKTISKLIK from the coding sequence ATGCGTATAACAAGAGAAAACACAACAGGGTTAATCATTGATATCCAGGAACGTTTGTTTCCGGTGATGAATAACAAAGAAACATTACTTAAAAACTCAAAAATACTTGTAAAAGGCTTACAGGTACTAGGAATTTCGACCGTTTTTACGCAGCAATACACAAGTGGCCTGGGAAAGACGTTGGATGAAATATCCAGTCTGGCGCCCGGATTTGCGTATTTCGAAAAATCGGACTTCAGCAGCTATAATGTGCCCGAATACCAACTCTTTCTGGAGCAGCAAAATTGTGAGAACGTCATCATCGCCGGAATCGAATCGCACGTATGCGTTCTTCAAACCGCAGTGGATCTGAAGCAATCAGGTTATAATTCTATCGTGGTAACGGATTGCACCGATTCACGGACCAATGCCACCAAACAACTGGCCATGGAGCGGTTCCGGCACGAAGGCATCATGATGACCTCTTATGAATCCATCCTGTTTGAACTAACTGCATCGGCCAAAGCTGCCGAATTTAAGACCATATCGAAATTGATTAAATAA